One segment of Pantoea sp. Lij88 DNA contains the following:
- a CDS encoding cytochrome c → MNKLKLKSFIFANAVLLASGFALPVHAEDEAQLIKQGEYLSRLGDCMACHSLPGKPAYSGGLAIESNLGTIFSTNITPDKQHGIGNYSEQQFSDAVRKGVLPDGSHLYPAMPYPDYAKISDADIHALYVYFMKGVQPSAEQPPETDLSFPFSQRWGMRFWNWAFTSDKPFQPIGGASAEVNRGAYIVESLGHCGSCHTPRGLGMNEKALDSSDDKFLAGGSLNNWDVPSLRGVPHWSEQEVVDYLQTGRNDKAAVGGEMTSVVEHSTSYMTDADLKAIAAYLKFLGGNPPLQAFSVQAQQATEAKLTAAKNLSEGERLYLDNCGACHFVTGKGAPGVFPELDGATIVNANDPTGLIHTILAGAQQPSTAKAPSKLAMPGFAQRLNDDEVAQLATFIRQGWSNTAPAVSKDQVAEVRKTLK, encoded by the coding sequence CTTTTATTTTTGCCAACGCGGTGCTGCTGGCCAGCGGATTTGCGCTGCCGGTTCACGCCGAAGATGAAGCGCAACTGATTAAGCAGGGTGAATATCTCTCCCGGCTGGGCGACTGTATGGCGTGCCACTCGCTGCCCGGCAAACCGGCTTATTCAGGTGGACTGGCGATTGAGTCGAACCTCGGCACCATTTTCTCCACCAACATTACGCCGGATAAGCAGCACGGCATCGGCAACTACAGCGAGCAGCAGTTCTCTGACGCCGTGCGCAAAGGGGTATTACCGGACGGATCGCACCTCTATCCGGCCATGCCTTATCCTGACTATGCAAAAATCAGCGATGCCGATATCCACGCGCTCTACGTCTACTTTATGAAAGGCGTGCAGCCGAGCGCAGAACAGCCGCCGGAGACCGATCTGAGCTTCCCGTTCAGCCAGCGCTGGGGCATGCGGTTCTGGAACTGGGCGTTCACTTCGGATAAGCCTTTCCAGCCGATTGGTGGCGCGTCAGCCGAGGTTAACCGTGGTGCCTATATCGTGGAGAGTCTGGGCCACTGCGGCAGCTGTCATACGCCGCGCGGTCTGGGCATGAACGAGAAAGCGCTGGATAGCAGCGACGATAAATTCCTGGCGGGCGGCAGCCTGAACAACTGGGATGTGCCGTCTCTGCGCGGTGTGCCGCACTGGAGCGAGCAGGAAGTGGTGGATTACCTGCAGACCGGCCGAAACGATAAGGCGGCAGTCGGTGGTGAGATGACTTCGGTGGTGGAGCACAGCACCTCATACATGACCGATGCAGATCTGAAAGCCATCGCGGCCTACCTGAAGTTCCTCGGCGGCAATCCGCCATTGCAGGCGTTCAGCGTGCAGGCGCAGCAGGCAACGGAAGCGAAACTCACCGCCGCGAAGAACCTCAGCGAAGGCGAGCGTCTTTATCTGGATAACTGCGGTGCCTGTCACTTCGTAACCGGCAAAGGCGCACCGGGGGTCTTCCCGGAGCTGGATGGGGCAACCATCGTCAATGCTAACGATCCCACCGGCTTGATCCACACCATCCTGGCAGGCGCACAGCAGCCTTCGACTGCGAAAGCGCCATCTAAACTGGCGATGCCGGGCTTTGCCCAGCGGCTGAATGATGATGAAGTCGCGCAGCTGGCGACCTTTATTCGCCAGGGCTGGAGTAACACCGCGCCAGCGGTGAGCAAAGATCAGGTTGCTGAGGTGCGTAAAACGCTGAAGTAA